The sequence tACTTATGCTTTATAAGGTTACCTATAATGTAATGGAAGAAAGCATCCAAGAACAACACAACAACGGGGAATCCAGCAACACGGTTCAAGCATTGTAGATTTAGACTCCGAGGTCGGATTTTGAACAAAGCATATTGTTGTCTGAATATTTGAATCATCACTTGACACTTTGAATAAGAATCAAACACCCCCATCAATGGAGTTTTACACTGGGGTCTACCAAAAGTCACACTAGATGGTGGGAAGCAAACAACCACAAATTACAAACTACACCTTTTTCATATTTCAACCCATATGCCTATCCTAAAACATAATCatactctcatttctctctactTGTTTCTCAACACTAGTGGAACATTTTCTTGTCAAGCTGGGAGGACAATAAAATTTCAGAAGACCAATTGGTATTAGAATTGACAAGGAAtagttttttccttttcatgtctttatatttatcttttattttatttttttttcaattttcatgagGATTTGGGAAGAGGCCTCCCTTGAATAAATGATCTGAAAAGCTCAAGAGCTGCTCTTGGCTTGAAAAGTGGAACTTCATGACCTGCTCCTCTCACTGTTGCAAATGTCAGCCCTTCGTATACCTCTGTCCACCCTCCCACCTTCACAGCATATGCAccagaaattatatatatatatatatatagttatagTTATATAGTTATATAGTTATCTATCGTTACTCAATTTTACAATACCAGATTAATATTTTACTGACCTGCTTCTTAGTATACCAGGGGTACCATGGAATTTTGGTAGCTAATTTGAGATGTGCAAGGGAATATCTAGTGGCTGTGACTGGCACCACTGAGTCCACATCTCCactatatatatacgtatatacatatatgcatcagtTCAGTAAGTTATAATCATGAATTAATATCATACGAGGAAAGAGTTTGATAATAAATAAAACAGTAATTATAGAGGTTAAGTAATATACCTGAAAACCCAAATCCTTAAACCAGCAGCTATCATATCCCTGTAAATAGGAAGAACCGATACATCTGTGTCGTTCCAGTTTCGATTTAAAACCTCACTGCAATTTATATCATCAAATAATTACACAAATTAATCAGCTGTTAACTAAGATAAACGTAAGCACTCCCTCCACCtggaaaagaaatgaaaaataaaaatgttggAGTTGCATTGATCACCTGCAAGCAGTCCACTTATAAGGAATTTTGGTTATGTTGGCATGGAGTGCTTTCTGTACATCTGGCCTGTTGTAATAAAGTTCAGCATATTTCTCCGTACAAGGATCATAGCCGGATATTTGCCGGAACATCTTGAGAACAAAAGTAAAAAACGGAAAGATTTGTAAGTACATTCTTATTAATGTGCAAAGAATCGAAGATACATGACGAaatatttgtattatttatacCGGTCGATGAGGCAAATGCATAGCAGTCTGCCTTGTAGAAGTTCTTGTGCTTCCATCGGAGTTGTTGCAGGGTGGTGCGTAAATGTTATACTGGTCTATGTTTCCAAACTCTTTATCCATGGCGTAGCTATACAACGACTCACATTGATCTGAATTCTTCTGCCTCCTAAAATCGCATGTGTTGATCAGTTGTTTGTAGGTTTTATCGGAGATCATTGCATGGCTCCACCAGTATGTCACTGTCCCTAGGTTATCGTAGTAGTTGTCTGTCACTGCATTACCCACCTGCATTTTGCGTTAACTAATTAATCTGAGGTAGATTGACTAGTAAATTCGACAGTATACATCTACAACATGGAAAATTCTATGGTACAACCGCGAATGATCGATCACAGAAAACTTTTTTAAGTCGTGGATCTCAAAGGGTTTTCTCGTATATTTCATACTGTATAGCTTTATGAACTGTTAATTAATGTGTTCACACGTTCGTATAATAGAGTAACGTTAGTCAAATATATAAGCTATAAGTGAATGTTAAGTGGATTAGAGGTGAATTAAATTTGATGTATACCATTATTCCTTTAAGATTGATTGGGTGTTTGGACTGTGAATTGTAGGTCAAAATTGCTTTGGCTAGCTGAGGAACATAATGTCCTGCATAGCTCTCGCCTGTGAGATATACTTCTCTGCCCTTGTATCGTGGGAATCGATCCAGCCATCGGATTATGAATTGCAATGAGTCCTTTGCTGAAATATAATTAACACCCCATTAATCAGTTTCGCATACCCTAATTCcaatccgaacacaaatgaaaataaataagggtAATGCtatgcaaatcaaatga is a genomic window of Malus domestica chromosome 09, GDT2T_hap1 containing:
- the LOC103421517 gene encoding serine carboxypeptidase-like 25 codes for the protein MVTMDKTQILISVLILGLFSSAKCSSHGSGVGRVVNKEEEADRIVGLPGQPKVSFQQFSGYVTVNQHVGRSLFYWLTEAADDPLSKPLVVWLNGGPGCSSVAYGASEEIGPFRINKSASGLNLNKFSWNTVANLLFLETPAGVGFSYSNRSSDLFDTGDARTAKDSLQFIIRWLDRFPRYKGREVYLTGESYAGHYVPQLAKAILTYNSQSKHPINLKGIMVGNAVTDNYYDNLGTVTYWWSHAMISDKTYKQLINTCDFRRQKNSDQCESLYSYAMDKEFGNIDQYNIYAPPCNNSDGSTRTSTRQTAMHLPHRPMFRQISGYDPCTEKYAELYYNRPDVQKALHANITKIPYKWTACSEVLNRNWNDTDVSVLPIYRDMIAAGLRIWVFSGDVDSVVPVTATRYSLAHLKLATKIPWYPWYTKKQVGGWTEVYEGLTFATVRGAGHEVPLFKPRAALELFRSFIQGRPLPKSS